One Salmo salar chromosome ssa01, Ssal_v3.1, whole genome shotgun sequence DNA window includes the following coding sequences:
- the LOC106572830 gene encoding transcription factor AP-1, protein MDTPFYHDEAPGIPHNFGQHHADYQRYQGHKMMSKKVAHNFSGGSHSSSGLKLLQNQPGSNCNSNPNNLGGINSNTNSSLIPGCLSDMNLLKLASPDLEHLIIQSNQGLVTTSPVPNPNGGNPFMYRNNATNEQEGFADGFVKALADLHKQNQLVGSPMSPSSSIQGPYQRNIMPVGDLPIYTNLSSYNPNHPSHISSSYPGGQMPDVYPGHGPHGPGGQGSHHPHNRGPDAPQTVPEVPHPPGDPTSSPPSLSPIDLETQERIKAERKKLRNRIAASKCRKRKLERISRLEEKVKVLKTQNCDLTSTASILREQVAQLKQKVMNHVTNGCQIAVSSATLQANSTGDRESTSC, encoded by the coding sequence ATGGATACCCCTTTCTACCACGACGAAGCCCCGGGTATTCCTCACAATTTCGGACAACACCATGCAGATTACCAACGTTACCAGGGCCACAAGATGATGAGTAAAAAAGTGGCACATAACTTCTCAGGAGGTTCCCACAGCAGCTCTGGTCTGAAACTGTTACAAAACCAGCCAGGGAGCAACTGCAACAGCAACCCTAATAACCTGGGAGGGATtaacagcaacacaaacagctcCTTAATACCCGGCTGCTTGTCAGATATGAACCTTCTGAAGCTAGCCTCCCCTGACCTCGAGCACCTCATCATCCAGTCTAACCAGGGCTTGGTGACGACGTCTCCCGTCCCCAACCCTAACGGAGGTAACCCCTTCATGTACCGGAACAACGCCACTAACGAACAGGAGGGTTTTGCCGATGGGTTCGTCAAAGCCCTGGCGGATCTCCATAAACAGAACCAGCTGGTTGGATCTCCCATGTCCCCGTCCTCCTCTATACAAGGCCCCTACCAGAGGAACATCATGCCTGTAGGAGACCTGCCCATCTATACCAACCTCAGCAGCTACAACCCCAACCACCCCAGCCATATATCATCATCATACCCAGGGGGTCAGATGCCCGACGTCTACCCAGGCCACGGACCCCACGGACCCGGAGGCCAAGGGTCCCACCATCCCCACAACAGAGGCCCGGATGCCCCTCAGACTGTCCCAGAGGTCCCTCACCCTCCCGGGGaccccacctcctcccctccctcactgTCTCCGATCGACCTGGAGACCCAGGAGAGGATCAAAGCCGAGAGGAAGAAGCTACGTAACAGGATCGCGGCGTCGAAGTGTCGTAAAAGGAAACTGGAGCGGATCtccaggctagaggagaaggtgaAGGTTCTGAAGACCCAGAACTGTGACCTGACCTCCACCGCCTCGATACTGAGGGAACAGGTGGCCCAGCTCAAACAGAAAGTCATGAATCACGTCACCAACGGTTGCCAGATAGCAGTCAGTTCAGCCACCCTGCAGGCCAACAGCACCGGGGACAGGGAGAGCACCAGCTGCTGA